TGTGGTCGGACAGGCGCTGGGCCGAGAAGTCCTGGGCCACGGCCGGCAGAGCCAGAAGCAACATCGCCGAGGCGGCGACGCCGCAAGTCAGTCGGGCCAGCATCAAGGAAACTCCGTGGAAAATGCGCGCGCACCTTAGGGCGGTCGCTCCGGACCGCCCCTTACATTTTTGTAATGGAAACTATTCCCGTTCGGCGGCGCTGACGGCGCGGGCCGGACCGAACTCCGAACCCGACTTCCATTGCGGCCAGTCGCGGCTGTCGGCCAGGGCGCGACCGATGTCGTAATAGACCGTCAGGTCTTCCATCTGGCCGCGATAGTCCCAGTCGGCGGACCATTCGTCGTCGGCCTGGTGGTAGCGTTTGGCGGTGTATTCATCCCGCGCGGCGATGCGGGCCTCGATCGGAGCGTCACGGAAGCTCCCGCCGCTTTCGGCATAGGCCATGGGCACGCCCTCCTTCGCCAACGGGAAGTGGTCGGAGCGGAAGTAGTAGCCGGCCTGGGTGTTGCCGTCGGGCTCGATGACCCGCCCTTGCGCCTCGACCTCCGCCGTGACCCGCTCGTCCAGGTCCGACTGGCCGAAGCCGATGATGCTCATCGCCGTGGTCCGGCCATAGACATTGGCCGAGTCCATGTTGAAGCCGCCGACGGTTTTCGCCAGCGGATAGAGCGGGTTAGCGGCGTAGTAGGTCGAGCCCAGCAGACCGCTTTCCTCGCCGGTGAAGCTGATCGCCACGATCGAACGCTGGGCGCGCGGCGCGGCGCCGAAGACGCGGGCGATCTCCAGCAGGCCCGCGGTGCCCGAGGCGTTGTCCACCGCCCCGTTGAAGATGGCGTCGCCGTTGGCGTCGGGCGTGCCGACCCCGATGTGGTCCCAGTGGGCGGTGTAGAGGATGGTCTCGTCGGGATGGGTCGTGCCGGGCAGGCGGGCGACCACATTATGGCTCTCGATCCGGTCGGTCTTCAGGTCGAACATGGCGTTCAGACCGGCGCCGGTCAGTTCGACCGGACGGAAGTCACGACTGCGCGCCTGAAGCTTCAGGGCCTCGAAGTCGAGACCGGCGTGCTGGAACATCTGGACGGCGACATCGCGCTGGATCCAGGCCTCCATG
The genomic region above belongs to Brevundimonas goettingensis and contains:
- a CDS encoding M28 family metallopeptidase; the protein is MRLTLSLAALMSGVALSTMSLATMAVAQSSEPAFDAAKLSEHIRILADDSFEGRGIATEAEPKVVKYLSEQYAAAGFEPGGDLQADGSRLWTQAVTLNRFEVEDFKAQLKVGDWTLPLAQGEQIVASTRLPNASGHVMLMNAPLVFVGYGIHAPERNWDDFKGMDLKGKILVVLVNDADFEDPTLDTFGGKAMTYYGRWTYKYEEAARQGAAGVLIVHETAPASYGWGTVRNSWTAPQFDIERTDPSKDRVAMEAWIQRDVAVQMFQHAGLDFEALKLQARSRDFRPVELTGAGLNAMFDLKTDRIESHNVVARLPGTTHPDETILYTAHWDHIGVGTPDANGDAIFNGAVDNASGTAGLLEIARVFGAAPRAQRSIVAISFTGEESGLLGSTYYAANPLYPLAKTVGGFNMDSANVYGRTTAMSIIGFGQSDLDERVTAEVEAQGRVIEPDGNTQAGYYFRSDHFPLAKEGVPMAYAESGGSFRDAPIEARIAARDEYTAKRYHQADDEWSADWDYRGQMEDLTVYYDIGRALADSRDWPQWKSGSEFGPARAVSAAERE